A genome region from Triticum aestivum cultivar Chinese Spring chromosome 2B, IWGSC CS RefSeq v2.1, whole genome shotgun sequence includes the following:
- the LOC123041110 gene encoding uncharacterized protein, with protein sequence MAAFLPDWMMLERFVFCRESFPDSEGAPFIKADGTSSHGGSFSVAFLVLQPPGISRLYLQWPGGPKEGSQCVLVAAHRNLVLFRLTPEPLIIREAPFVDFRQDHFICGAQSSPSQRSLLLQKIPKCDIPGLLDWRDGKKVTTTRSFDLNPVSILCRGEEEFALAQLNFRRSNDEWGKIEAELCVLRSKVSNRRHEWKSEKWLPIQCEGHERSDLENWRTDRVVPFNKYLCWVNYGGGGIIFCEVFKQKPDIFYLRLPILEPFLHQPPLRFQEASRVVGVTKGSMGCDELRFVDVVCEDSNIIDPLGSGDKEGFTIAYYALRITQSGGMEWDMLFFITCYELWSINPELPHELLKHPVVSMEDPNVVYFLMSERLEHVNKVSVVTLDMSTKRLLPIHPYINGKEDLLGKDADMVRRNATFLQTFLPSELPKFLKSHQIS encoded by the exons ATGGCCGCCTTCCTCCCCGACTGGATGATGCTCGAGCGCTTCGTGTTCTGCAGGGAGTCCTTCCCGGACAGCGAGGGCGCGCCCTTCATCAAGGCCGACGGCACCAGCTCGCACGGCGGCAGCTTCTCCGTCGCCTTCCTCGTTCTCCAGCCCCCGGGCATCTCCCGCCTCTACCTGCAGTGGCCGGGCGGCCCAAAGGAAGGCTCTCAGTGCGTTCTCGTAGCGGCACACCGCAATCTCGTCCTGTTCAGGCTTACCCCAGAACCTCTAATCATCCGCGAGGCCCCCTTCGTGGATTTCCGACAGGACCACTTCATCTGCGGAGCTCAATCCTCGCCGTCCCAGCGGTCGCTGCTGCTCCAAAAGATCCCCAAGTGTGACATACCTGGGCTCTTGGATTGGAGGGATGGGAAGAAGGTGACCACGACGCGCTCGTTTGATCTTAACCCCGTTAGCATCTTGTGCCGCGGAGAAGAAGAATTCGCCTTGGCGCAGTTGAACTTCCGTAGATCCAACGACGAGTGGGGCAAGATTGAGGCTGAGCTGTGTGTCCTCCGCTCCAAAGTAAGCAATCGTCGTCACGAATGGAAGAGTGAGAAGTGGCTGCCGATCCAGTGCGAAGGGCATGAAAGATCTGATTTGGAAAATTGGAGAACCGATAGAGTGGTTCCGTTCAACAAGTATTTGTGTTGGGTTAATTACGGTGGGGGAGGTATCATATTCTGTGAGGTGTTCAAACAAAAGCCTGACATTTTTTATCTCCGGCTACCTATACTCGAGCCCTTCTTACATCAACCTCCATTGAGATTTCAGGAGGCCAGCCGCGTTGTGGGTGTAACCAAAGGCAGCATGGGTTGTGATGAGCTGAGGTTTGTTGATGTAGTCTGTGAGGATAGTAACATTATTGATCCACTAGGCTCTGGTGACAAGGAGGGTTTCACTATCGCCTACTACGCTTTGAGGATAACACAGAGTGGTGGCATGGAGTGGGATATGCTTTTCTTCATCACATGCTATGAATTGTGGAGTATCAACCCTGAACTCCCGCATGAACTTCTGAAGCATCCTGTTGTAAGTATGGAGGACCCAAATGTGGTATATTTTCTGATGTCAGAGCGTCTGGAACATGTTAACAAGGTTTCCGTAGTTACTCTTGATATGAGTACCAAAAGGCTGCTTCCAATTCATCCATATATTAATGGAAAGGAAGACCTCTTGGGCAAAGACGCTGACATGGTTCGGCGAAACGCCACTTTTCTCCAAACCTTTCTTCCCTCAGAACTTCCTAAGTTCTTAAAATCCCATCAG ATTTCATAG